Proteins found in one Pararge aegeria chromosome 12, ilParAegt1.1, whole genome shotgun sequence genomic segment:
- the LOC120627834 gene encoding uncharacterized protein LOC120627834, with protein sequence MLDYDIVACIASVVLYVIIHKKNRKIKRRYWVRPSLRNRPNVSPILEDFRRDDINRRNIRSKFNTFLRISSEEFEILLNLTGPMISKTDTRWRNAVSASDRLAITLRYLATGDSYFSLGTLFKVSPQVISLIILDVCQTLVSTLSNYLRMPNTHGEWLSVARSFMQKWNVPNCVGALDGKHIRILCPTNSGSEFFNYKSYFSIVLLALIDANYNFLYVDIGCQGRISDGGVLRNSTLFDMIRDGTLSLPQAIPLQGRNTPVPFYFIGDDAFPISQNIIKPFSGYHAKGSPERVFNYRLSRGRMVVEDAFGILSNKFRILHSRIGLQNEKAKIVVMACVHLHNFMKRNERTTDGVLNEMQQNIPQIALNVEPSVIRNELKCYFLSEQGQLPWQYQI encoded by the exons ATGTTGGACTATGATATAGTTGCGTGTATCGCAAGTGTAGTGTTGTatgtcattattcataaaaagaaccGCAAAATCAAACGAAGATATTGGGTCAGACCAAGTCTTCGAAATAGGCCTAATGTGTCCCCGATACTTGAAGATTTTAGAAGGGACGACATAAACCGAAGAAATATTCGTTcgaaatttaacacttttctaAGGATCTCTAGTgaagaatttgaaatattactgaATTTAACTGGACCCATGAtatcaaaaactgacacccGCTGGAGAAATGCTGTGTCAGCTTCCGATCGACTAGCAATTACTTTGAGATACCTGGCTACAGGAGACTCTTATTTTTCACTCGGTACACTGTTTAAAGTGTCTCCacaagttatttctttaataattctagATGTTTGTCAAACTTTGGTGTCTACATTATCCAATTATTTAAGG atgccGAATACACATGGAGAATGGCTATCAGTGGCTCGAAGTTTCATGCAGAAATGGAATGTACCTAATTGCGTAGGTGCCCTCGATGGGAAACATATACGTATACTATGTCCAACTAATAGCGGTtctgagttttttaattataagtcatATTTCAGTATTGTTTTGCTAGCTTTAATCGATgccaattataactttttatacgtaGACATTGGATGTCAGGGCAGAATATCTGATGGTGGAGTTCTACGAAATTCAACTTTATTTGATATGATACGAGATGGAACTTTAAGTCTGCCACAAGCGATTCCATTACAAGGGAGAAATACACCTGTACCTTTTTATTTCATCGGTGACGATGCTTTCCCCATCtcacagaatataataaaaccgtttTCTGGATATCATGCAAAAGGATCACCTGAGagggtttttaattatagactTAGTCGCGGGCGCATGGTTGTAGAAGACGCGTTTGgcattttatctaataaattcagaattttgcATTCACGCATTGGTTTACAAAATGAGAAAGCAAAAATTGTCGTGATGGCTTGTGTGCATCtgcataattttatgaagaGAAATGAAAGAACTACTGATGGAGTTTTGAACGAAATGCAACAAAATATACCGCAGATCGCTCTAAATGTAGAACCAAGTGTAATTAGAAATGagctaaaatgttattttctatcGGAACAAGGTCAGCTTCCTTggcaatatcaaatataa
- the LOC120627835 gene encoding uncharacterized protein LOC120627835, with protein sequence MTEFNWDDSAVLLLIEKYQENELLWNPRHMDFKNRNKRNDAVRDIASVFNIASTEIERKLKNLSSHYFREKRKFEESKRSGSGRDDVQLPKWFAYKALSFLNDKNAPVPTLNSHTPSSSQDNITPQTTLPSTRTSRKRNIEREPEVDEALQLLREITSNARQRDDAAIFADYISSKLRKMDHYTMCTVQHQIQNIIYEAEMRMGSMNFDTSNTTQPLRYQNVRPGYFTGQPTTLAMSPSPSTSRSYSVQSDYEMQNSPDVNTSDSLLQVLENNLTK encoded by the exons atgacaGAATTTAACTGGGATGATAGTgctgtacttttattaatagaaaagtaTCAAGAAAATGAACTATTGTGGAACCCAAGGCATATGGATTTCAAGAATCGCAACAAAAGAAACGATGCTGTTAGGGATATTGCTTCTGTGTTCAACATAGCATCAACAGAAATTGAGAGAAAACTGAAGAATTTATCTAGCCATTATTTTCGAGAAAAACGCAAATTTGAAGAATCTAAAAGGAGTGGATCTGGACGGGATGATGTTCAATTGCCGAAATGGTTTGCTTATAAGGCGTTatcatttcttaatgacaagaatgCACCGGTACCGACTCTGAACAGCCACACACCTAGT tcttcTCAAGATAATATCACTCCCCAGACTACGCTACCTTCGACAAGGACTTCACGAAAGCGAAATATAGAGAGAGAACCTGAAGTTGATGAAGCTTTGCAATTACTGAGGGAGATCACGTCTAATGCAAGGCAACGCGATGATGCTGCTATATTTGCAGACTATATAAGTAGCAAGTTGAGGAAGATGGATCATTACACGATGTGTACAGTACAACATCAAATCCAGAATATTATCTATGAAGCAGAAATGAGAATGGGTTCGATGAATTTTGATACTAGTAATACTACTCAGCCTCTTCGTTATCAAAATGTTCGTCCAGGATACTTCACCGGCCAACCTACAACGTTAGCAATGTCACCGTCGCCCTCAACTTCGCGCTCTTACTCTGTTCAATCAGACTATGAAATGCAAAATAGCCCAGATGTCAATACAAGTGACAGTCTGTTACAAgtcttggaaaataatttaaccaaataa